The sequence tctctggggTTGCATGGCTATACGCGCGCTTTTTCTCAATATTTAAACAGCTGTCGACAAGCTGACAGAGCCCTCTGTGAATCATTAGAATAATACgtgctttttattttcgtttcattcatctcctttttcttgatttttgtttgggtttcaaatgaaaaaaacaacaaaaaattccttttttacgCTCACCGACCGACAGATTTAGACTCGTTGATTTTTATCTGCAATATGCTGGCTACTTCCTTTTCTAATTTGAGCTGGCGACCAGTTTTGGCTGTTCTATTTGGCGCTTTTCTCTACGTCATTTGCTTACCCATGGCCACCCAAGTACGTCATACCACCagaccattttttgttttgttttgtttttcattcatccctatttttctcttttttttttaaatattcagaGCAGGGGATTGTACATTGAcgtgtttgaaaaattcaccGGTTGCGTAATTCCGCTGTCCGGTGTCCTGCTCGTTCTGGTCGCCACCGTCTCTAGCGGtaactataaaaataaaataattatatttaaaaaataataataattataataaaattaacattttttactttttgttttcagtgAGACCGAGCAGCTTGGTCGACTTGGTGGAATTCGCCGGCAAATGCAAGCTTTCCTTCCGGGGTCAAAGTTACGTCTTTGTCGGATACAACGCAGCCCTACCCTTCACGCTGCTGGTAAGTCTCCACCccgaagaaaacaacaaaaacacattttgatgACGACAATTGCCCGgggagtatatatatatatggcaCGGCTGCTAGCGGGTATAGAGTTTTGAGCTGTGTGTGCTGTCCCGCAATGATGAGATTAGTCGATAGATTTATTGCTGTACAGCGCCCAGGCAGCAAGGGTTGTAtacacatcacacacacacacacatagaaagAGAGATAGATAGAACCACATAAATAGAGCTGGAAATGGTAAAACTTTACAAGGGGGGCGGGGGTGGGCGTAAAACACAAATAATAGTGTACACAATACGGCGAGAGATATCTTTCGAGAAATGTAATATTTGTAAATAgtattatatgtatatatatatgtattttgtgtgtgtgtgtgtgtctcgtaTGTAATAGTCAAATTGATTTCAATCCCCTTCCCACAAACAGATGTGCATCATTGACGGAGCTGTGCGGGTGACGGACGGTGAGATCAGCAACGTAATGGCCATCGTCGGACAATTGCTGCTCGGCCTCCCCTGGGTTTCCGTCCTGCTGACTCCGTTCTACTTGGCCGCCCGCCATTACCGCCACTTGCCCGGCTCCAAGGTAGTATACataccgtgtgtgtgtctctgtaTACAATTCACAACAACGACAAAAAGGGGGGGCCAGAACAGACCACCAACAACTTTGAGGCGAAAAACAAGCGGAGAGAGaccataaagaaaaagaaagggaaaaaaaagagcaggcCATCTCTATAAAAACCCGCATCATAAATGAATTGTCGCTAGGGGACGACGGATAAGAGTAGTTTCCGTGTGTCGTAGAAAAGTCGTGTTTGTTTGGGTTGGTTGGGGGGGGTCAGCTGGACAAGTTTATATGCCCCCCCATCCACCCATCCAACcgcacgtatatatatatttcctgGGCCAAAATAAAGGAGAGCGGATGAATGATTCACCGGATCGATCACGATCGGATTCAAAGTTGTTCGGCGGGGgccctagaaaaaaaaaaaaaaaaaagttgtttgggGAGTTTTTGTGCGTGTTGGATGGCACATCCAATCGTCTCTTGAtatttgtttgtctgtttgttttggGCCGGGCGGAGCAGAGGTGGCGCGAGTTGTGGCAAAAGTCAGACTACGAGGATTGGCTCTACCGTCGCCCGCAGCTTCCGGCCGACGCCAccgacgacgaagacgactGCAATTCCATCTACGAGCTGCCGGAACGCGTGTCCAGCAGTCGGCCCATTTCCACCTACTATTCGAGCGCCACTATCCTAGCTAGTGACTCGGCCGTCTATTCCGCTTATTATTGatcagttttgtttttctgttttgtacaATTTCCTGATTTTGTCACGTcaggaataaaaattacaCACTCGCAGTTTTTGTGGTTTTTTGGCGGATGGATCCATTCACATTTTGACACAAATGGATGATAAGAGCAACACCATGAAAACGGCCGTCGATTGGTAGGCCGATCGGCCGTCGCTGCTGCTAAACAGAGTCGAAGGTTTGGTGGTTTCCAGGGCCGTAACGATATCGGCCGCCGAGCCGGGCTCGGCTGGATCATCGGCGGAATCGGAGATTGGATCGTCTGGGCAATCGTCCAGGAGGTGGGCCTCGTCCTTGGCTGCCTGGATAGATTTGCCGTGAACCTCGTACGGAGAAATGCAATAATTGTTGGCCATCATCCGCTCGCGGCTCTGGTTGGCGAACATGGCCGACTTCATCCAGCTGAAAATGTGGCAATCGCAGGGGAAGTGGTTGTTGGACGCGTTCACCACCGGCACACCTATACATGCCCGGCAGGCAATTACACGgagccaaaaaaaataatgttaagATCCCCatgaaaagatgatgatggactTAAAGAGTGCCCGCCGGATTTACTtgtcagaaaaaagaaaatggggaaacacacacagagtttGATTCCGCCAGTAATCGGCTGAATGGAAGAGCCGCCGGCCGGCCAGCGGCCAGGCCACTTTGGCGCATCAAACCCATTCGAATATAAAAGCGCGCGCGCTGGGGGGGGATTACGCGGACTATAAACGTTACGGGCGGATCAAATAGAGAAaacatctaaaaataaaaggactaTATACGAGGGCCGGCAATTGGTATATAACATCGGGAGAGAGTTGCGTAATACCTCGAATGCGGATGGCCCGGCCGTGGGGCAGATCCAGGACGTGATTGCCGATAAAGTGGAATTGGCGGACGCGGTTATCGGCCGTCAATTCAAACGACTCGATGGCGTCGATTTTATTGTTGGTCAGACTCAGCCGCCCGATATTGCTCATGTTGGTGAAGACGCCCGGCCGGATCACGCCCAAATCGCTTTCCTGGATGCTCAACAGCTGAAAAATCATATCATCCAGCAGCCCGGAagggcaaaataaaataaattgagatatatttttcattgtaaaaaacatttgaaatggggcgttgtaaaatttattttctgactCACCTGGACGTGCCTCAGGCCACGAAAGACGAAACTGTTGAGCGACTGGAGGTCCAAATGGGCCAGCTTCAAATGGCCCACCATGGAGAGTCCGTTGAAAGCATCTAGCGGgtgaaatcaattcaattcggTCGGTAAAGCCAAAGTgagaaaagattgaaaataaacatCAACATCACATTCTTCTTCTCGATAAATAATGGCCAGCAATTCCAACGAAACGAATCAATGCGCATCGCTATTTACCTTGTTCCAGGTGACGGACGCCGGCGGGTAAATAAATCATTTGAACATCACTCAGCCCTGCATAAATAACcaaatagagaagaaaaaagagagataaaaatcttcttcaaaaaatgaagaaagaagaagaagaagaagaaggaaaagcttTCACGCACAGACTAATCCATCAGGAGGCCACCAAGCTTTCACAGACTCTGAATAGGAAAAAAACGCTCAGCAGTATTATTCCCCCCCGCTCAAAAGAATAGAGAATCAAAGTTTTCTCGGCGAGATAATAAGATGAACCGAATAAAAGCGTCCATCAGTGAACCCCCCCTAAACATCCGTGAAAGCCAACCAGCGTGTGTGTTTATCAATAGCCATCAGTCACGCCCTccttaacaaaaacaaaatttcaaccgTCTTATTATATCATCACTTCAAAAAGTTCGCCATCGGTTCAAGACGACGAAAGCCCGAGTGggttttttcccttccaagaGTCAATTGACTTTTTTCGGCGATAgataatcagaaaagaaaaacgcggGGTTATACCATCACAAAGACAATATACATAAAGCAGCTCACGTATTGTATACATGCTTTAAACAAGAGTCTATAGCTCTTCTTCATGACCCGAGGGTGGGGGGATAAGTGCGCGGGAGGATTATTACAACAATCATGAAGTTTAAAAAACCGGTTTCGTGTTCTTAATCTGATCCTTTCCATCCGCGTACGGAGCACTCGATATTTATCCagacttccttttctttcttactcTAGAGACTATCCCCACCCCCCTCTCGTTCGTACATTACAAGCTACTTATCAAAACGAATACAGTGTATACACATCACTCTGTTCACCGATGGAAGGTGCTTTTCAAAAACGGAATAAAACAGAATGAGGGGGTAGAGAAAGTGAACCTAGTAGGGgggaaaacaagaagaagaagaagaagaaggaaaagcttTGACATTTTGACGGATCGTTGACGCCCAGAGATACCCCGTTGTGTTTACCCGAAAACGACAAGATGGCACGGGGGAGCCTTTGCACACAATAACAGCAGACAATCAGCCGtagacaatttgaaaaataacattgggcggcaactttttctttctattgtgCGTAGCATACAACTCGTTTGATATTTAATTGAATAAtgacaccccccccccctatcaTGGCCCACCctccaaccccccccccccccatccaccCACAACGGTTCTAATCATCCGGAGAGAATAATCGAATTGAACAAAAGTCGATTGGAACAAGCCCATCTGTTCCTTTTTTCCAGAACCACGCCCACAcacaaagaaaagatttttaatttttaccggCGAATGCGGATGAGTCGATGCGGACGGTCGGATTGTTGGTGAGGACCAGTAGGCGGATGGACGACGTTCCGGCGAAAGCGTAGGATTCGATCCGGCGGATCTGATTGTTGGCCAGGTAGAGGTGGCTCAAATTGTGCAGTCCGGAAAAGGTGAAGGCTCCTAATCGTTCCAGCGGCGTGTTCTGCATGGATAGCTCCTGGAGCCGGCCGAGTCCGCGAAAGGCGAACGCCTGCACCTGATTGATGGCGTTGCCGTCCAGGTAGAGCTTGCGCAGCGACTTGTAGCGCTGGAAAGCGTCCGTCCTCAGCTGGCCAATGTTGTTCTTGATGAGCGAAAGGTGTTCCACGTACGGCGGGAGGTCGTCGGGAATTTGGCTCAGCCCACCGCCATTACACAACACCTTTTTTCGAATAAAGTGAATAGACCGTTTACACCATTTGTCTTATAACACATCAAACAACATAAAAGGCAATGTGATGACAGGCTCTTtccaacgaaagaaaaataaagtttgattcttaaatgaaaaaacctTCTTTTTCCAAGTCCGTTGGCGTGTTATATTGATGCAAATGTACAGGGGAGAGATAGAGAAACGCGATAGGCTTGCTACCGTATCAaatgtctttctcttttcttgtgaTATGGtcggattcgcctttttctctatttGTTTAACTTCTtcctttcaacttt comes from Daphnia pulicaria isolate SC F1-1A chromosome 11, SC_F0-13Bv2, whole genome shotgun sequence and encodes:
- the LOC124315340 gene encoding leucine-rich repeat-containing protein 15-like, whose product is MIGKNRRVIMTPTAAVAVVSCLFLIVIQRCCDATHQTQQPYNCPQECICLSSTQVLCNGGGLSQIPDDLPPYVEHLSLIKNNIGQLRTDAFQRYKSLRKLYLDGNAINQVQAFAFRGLGRLQELSMQNTPLERLGAFTFSGLHNLSHLYLANNQIRRIESYAFAGTSSIRLLVLTNNPTVRIDSSAFAGLSDVQMIYLPAGVRHLEQDAFNGLSMVGHLKLAHLDLQSLNSFVFRGLRHVQLLSIQESDLGVIRPGVFTNMSNIGRLSLTNNKIDAIESFELTADNRVRQFHFIGNHVLDLPHGRAIRIRGVPVVNASNNHFPCDCHIFSWMKSAMFANQSRERMMANNYCISPYEVHGKSIQAAKDEAHLLDDCPDDPISDSADDPAEPGSAADIVTALETTKPSTLFSSSDGRSAYQSTAVFMVLLLSSICVKM